The following proteins are co-located in the Paenibacillus sp. JNUCC32 genome:
- a CDS encoding DUF3397 domain-containing protein: MGVLQGLFNTLSLFPFIPFLIVYIIVLQRNKNRKQALELAMDITTFFMLFSVSALFNTTFQTKFGFYLILLMLLIAAGLIGSAQNRWKGKVNGKRLLRAVWRLGFVTMSFGYIVFTFFGLLSYIIKMM; the protein is encoded by the coding sequence ATGGGGGTTTTACAGGGGCTGTTTAACACATTGAGTCTTTTTCCGTTCATTCCGTTTCTGATCGTGTATATCATAGTGCTCCAAAGAAATAAGAATCGAAAACAAGCGCTGGAGCTGGCCATGGATATCACCACCTTTTTTATGCTGTTCTCGGTTTCCGCCTTGTTTAATACTACGTTCCAGACCAAATTCGGATTTTATCTGATACTCCTGATGCTGCTGATCGCGGCGGGGCTGATCGGGAGTGCGCAAAACCGCTGGAAAGGCAAGGTAAACGGTAAAAGGCTGCTGCGGGCCGTGTGGAGGCTCGGCTTTGTGACAATGAGTTTTGGTTACATAGTTTTTACATTTTTTGGTCTACTCTCCTACATAATTAAGATGATGTAA